The genomic region CTTTCAATTGGAATTATCTGGGTAAGTATAACTGGCTCCACATTCAGTGTCACAGCATCTTTAGAGTGTGTTGGTGACAGCAGTGGGTTACAGTCTGGGAGTTTTTAATGCACAGACAATGACTAAGCTactcacaacacaaaaactatGTTTAAAGTGAGTCTTCACCTTGAAATCACCCTTTAATTTCTTATTGTAATGAACCAAAGATGCTTTTGGTACCAAGACAGTTTGGGAAATTCAGGTTTTCCCTCTTGTAGTTGAATAATAATAGTCTGCAAGAGAAAGCAGCTCTGTGCTATGAAAGGCTTAGtgttgaaatgatgatgatgaacactTGTGGCAACAACATTTCTACTGTATTGCACTTTACCCCCCATGCTTTATAACTATCTAAACAATGCGAGACATGCATCACTACATAACATTTAGGAATCTCACCCTTGGATGGTTCCTCCTACTCAGCAGAAATGTACCACTGAAGTGACTGCATGAATAGATACAGGGTGaggacaaaataatacaaacacttaCAAGGGCTGCCAAACTAAGACTGGGCATGATTCTGAAAGATGTGGTTCTTGTCTTATTTTGAATTAATCATCATCAGTTTATATAAAATTACCGAATGATTCCCTTCATCCCATGCAGCATTTCTTTTGTAATGACTACAGAGTGAGCCAGAGTCATAATTCTATGAACAAGATGGGCTGGTTACTCAGGGATTTGAATAACAAATAGATGCTTTTCACATGTCAGGGCTGTATCAACAGGAGTATGTTGCCAGACCATGAGAACTGAATGGATTCAGGACGGATAATTTTCCTTGCCAACATGTAGAAAACCATTAATGGATGAGCCAAAGCTATAAAATCTCACCATACAGTCTTACTTTAATGCTGGAAGTCTGTGTCCTTGTGCTTCCATTATTctgtccacactctgtgttgATTTTCACAGGCAGTTTACACAAGACCACTTCCCAATGAAGTGATCTTTTCAGTCAGTAAGAATGAAACGACTATGTCAAAAATCTCCTCATGAACATGACTTTGGCGAATAAAGCTAAGTTCTGTGGTGCAGTGTGTTGACTTCTAACAGTATAACTCTAAGGATttaaggaccagtgtgtaggatttagtggcatgGAGTGGTGAAGTTGCAGATTGCAACCAGCTGAATACCCCTTGcctcacccctccccctccaagCGTGTAGGAGAAACTACAGTGGCCTTCAGGTATCGTAAAAAAACGTGAAAGTCTAGAGCCAGTGTTTGGTTGTCCTTTCTGGGCTACTGTGGAAACAAGGCGGTGTAACATGGTGGACCCTCTCCCTCTGTAGAAATACAGGGCTAATTCTAaggtaacaaaaacacaacaattctTATACACTATTATATTCCATTTTTGTCAATAGAGCCCCCCTAAATCCTACATACTggtccttttaaaaaaaagtgaaaaaaattatGATGGGGCTGTGTTTCCATAGCAACCCAGAACGAGTGGGataccatcacacacacacacacactctctctcacacacacacgaaagcaaacacacacacacacacacacacaccctgaaaTCAGTCGTCAGAGTGTCAGAAAGTTTCTCTGCGAGGAATCAGATCTGCTTTACATGACGTCATTCCAGGGCTTATTCAAGGAAACCAAAAAATtagtgacaaaaaaagagactcCTAAACAAACCAAGAGCTCTACAGTACATCTATGCTGCAGGACTCCACATGACATTTGGCACTGAAAAATGTATAGGTCCATATTATATACAATGTAAAATAATCATCATCtattcacacaaaaacatcatagAGAAGAGTGCCCGAGGAGTGTTTGGCTAAAAGTCAACCAGGActttaaaacagaaagaagaaccAATAACTGTTCACTGCTCATCAACAGTTTTTGAACTCTGGCACGTTCAGGAGGGCTTTAGCATTTCAAACctcactgtctgtcagtgaaaacCTGCTTCCCTCACACGTCAGGTACAACACACTGTTAGAGTTGCACCTTTTGTCACTCAAGTACATTTTTAGTTAAAAGACAGAGCCTCAGtgagaaaagataaaaaggTGTAAGTATGATAATGTAAGCTCTGGATGCTGCTTGTGTTACGTAATATGTCACAGCACGATAACCCAAAAAAGCTCCACATCATACACCTACATAACTATAGCATGTATCCTGCATATAAATGCATCAGGAGGCAGATATGTGATACGCAGATGAAATAATACGAGACCATCGATGGAGCAGATTTTGGCCATCAGGTTATGAACACATCTAACTCCTCTACAGacgtttttgtgtttgtaactgAAATTATGACGAGGCTATTGAATCCTTGTTGACCTCTGACGAGACTCTGTCTGAAATAAAGGAACATTCCACCTGCTGGACAGGCTCATAAATAACCAAACGCTCATCACAGGAACAAAACCAAGGGCATATTCAGTCCAATAGGTATTATACAAACTAATTACAGCCTTCTTCCTTAGTTTGGCAAATCTCTGTTGCTGCGCAGAATCTCTTCCTGTAGACAGTTCACAGAGCGTGTACGGACTTTATAAATCCTTTATAAGTACAGGTTCAGTGTTATAAAGCCTTTAGAGAACAGGCAGAATGCAGCTATTTGTCTTTGTAAGTTTTGTCAGAACACATGGCACCTTATTGTCCACTTGGCACCACTGCTGGTAGTGTGATTTTGttgcagtgtatgtgtgagtgtgtgtggcatTTCGCTGTACAAAGCGTCCTCGGTGTCACACAGTGCTTGCGTTTCCGTTGCGCTGtgtccagtgtgtttgtgtgtgtgtctgtgtgtagatgtgtgtgtgtgtgtgtgtgtgtgtgtttaagcgCGAGGCTCCAGTTTGTGTGACAGTTCGAAAAGAGTCTGCTGATTGTCGATAATGTGCAGGTAGTTAACACTTGCCCTCACCTCCACGCTGTCGACCCCGATCACCTCGTTGCctaagagacagacacaaaacgTGCTAATTAGTCACGCTGAAAAGTTTTCTGTTAGACTcgagaacacacacattcacacacatttggtAGAAACACATACTCTATTATGGccatataaagaaaataaaaaactgtctGGAAACGGTTGCTTAGAAACTGTaagagaaatacagagagggagagacaacaGACCCGAGCACAGGTGCAGTACACTAACTCAGCTGCAGATGGCGTTAGATTCCTCACAATGAATGGTTCCAAACATCAATACTCCATTCAACAGAACACTTtgtcacagagagaagacaatGAACTTAAAGAGCCTCTCTGACTAAGCCTGTCTTATCATTTGTGATGCTTTTTGCACCAACTGAATTCACCCAGAAACAAGAATACTCACCTGGCTGGTCGCTTTGGCAGTGGCGAATCATTCTCACTGTGTCTGCGATCATATGCTGTTGGTTTATAAGAAGTCGTGTCATGTAAGTGCAATGCCAAACCGATTTGTACTACTGCATAgcaacaaataacaaaataaatagcatctggcagttttttttaaattcaaaaatgcaaagattttaatgtttgataGAAAAATGTGCAACAGATTTGTCAGTGGTCATCAGTTAAAATACTGTGTCAATGTCTTTCTCCTAGCACTGCCCAAGAGTGATTCTGCTGTTGAAGATAAAGTTGGCAATGATGCACTAAAACCAACTGAATAATTTGCTGTATAAATTACTGCATTCATATCCCATTTACCATTTATGTGATTGAGCAGTTCATCAGCCACCTGTTGACATATCTCATTTTGTTATCTATGACAGTTGAAACGTTTAAAGAAAGTGAAATTCCTCAAAGGTCAGAGTCAAACAGTTTGaactacaaacacaaaaagatgtTACAGAACAGACTCATCTCACCAGCTTCTCAAAGTTGACCAGGTTGTCATGAAAGGTTTTATTTCCCTCGTGGATAAAAGTGATATCTAAGAGCAATGAACAGCTGTGTTAAGGTTTCATCAGTCTtggtatatatgtgtgtgtgtgtgtgtgtgtgtaggagttGGAGATTATACCTTTCAGGAGAAGAGGCATGAAAGGGATCTTGGGAGGTTTCATCCTCTTGAAAGCTTCTCTGTACGCTTTGTGGTTCAAAGACggatcctggagaaagcagagaaaaagaaaaaggatggaaaacagaggagagatttCAGGATTGATCGTCAAATTAAAAGGAGGAACATCTTCTGCATATATCTCTTTTCACTAAGTCTCACCGTGATGAGCTCCAACTCTGAGAAAAGCTTCTTGAACTTTCCCGGACATTTCTGAAAGGAAGGTGTTTGGtcagaattacatttaaaacacaaagcatGTGTATAAATACGCTAAACAcgacaacacacatacacgcacagaCACGGACTTACCTCCCAGGTTTGGTTGAGTCggctgacagctgctgtgttgagACCCATGATGATGGCAAATGCAGAGTTCAAATTTCTTTGGGCTTTACAACTGCAagcacacaaaaaatgaaaaatgttcgCAAAATGTAGAGAAATCTCAATGCGCTTGATAAACACACTTTATTCCcgtatgtttgagtgtgtgtgtgtgtgtgtgagttcttACTGAGCAGCAATCTTGATGAACTTCTTGAGCAGCTGCACTCTCTTGTTGAGAGACACGCACATGAGCACCTCCGACATGACCCACTGCTGGACCTCGTTGCAGCGCTGGAGCAGGACTGAGAGCGCCGCCGTGTGGCCACTACCGGGAACACGGCTGAGGGTGTAGTACACTAGCTCTTGCTGCGTGTGGAAGGGGGAAAGATTCTGAGTCAAAGACGTCAAGTTTTTCAGGAGAACACATCCCAGCATATCTACTCCCTTTAAGATTGAAGTACAGATAATTTACAGTCAtataacacagagaaaagcagcaaaggcTCATATTTAAGAATGAGAATCAAGCATGAAACATTGTCTAGATTCCCTATAGAAAACTAACATCCAACATATCTGTGCTTTGCTTCaccattttctttcatttcagctctttcTAAAAGCCTCTCAGCTCTAAGGAGACTTTCTGTACCCGGGATCCAGGAAGTCTTGTAGAGCATTTGCATCTTTAATGCTTATGTTCCAGCAATCTCTGTCATGAATATGAATTTATTATAAACTGCTTTCTGACACTGCATGCATATATTTGTGCGTGTGAGTGCATACCTCGTGGATGGATTTGAAGAGGCTCCAGTCCAggtgtgtgagagcagctgcCACGTCCCAGGTGTTGATGCCTAGGAGTCGCACCGGCCTCCTGCTTAGCTCAGCGCTGTCTGTTAAAGGAGGCTGTGTATACAAACGTGCAAAGAAAAGCTAGGTTAACGCACAGGAAGACGTTGGTCACCTCGGTGTCACGCCATACATActatacagaaacacacaaattagGTGGAGGTATTGTCTATCTGCAGAAATAGGGCTAGTTCTAAAAACGATAAACTGCAACAATATCTCACTTTCAAGATAAACTATAGAACAATGAGGCTGGTGGGGGATTCAAACACAATCAATCATTCAAAAGAAACAATACAGGGCAGAGCCATTAGAGGACGTGTCTTTTGTTGACATACAATCAGGGCTGAAAGCTGAGAGCAGAGCATTTATTCACACAACACAATTGTGCTGTCCAACTCTACTTACAGGTCTCCATATTAACAACAGTTCTGCATTTGTGAGCCTGACAACTGCCATTAACTCAGCAGATAATACATTAAGTAAAACTAAATATTACATGCCTACCAGACTACTTGTGGGTCAGTAGACTTTTCTAAATGGTTTCTACTGGTTTGTTAATATACACATCCAGCAAGAAACCAAAAGTCCTAAAAGTGCATCTGTAAAATGTCCAAAAGTGCAGAATTATTTACGGATTCACAACTGAAGCTCCATTCTGAAAAACATGCCATTACAGAACAACACTTTGCCCTGATACAGCACTTTCCAATCCTGCTGTCACGGTTGGGCAACAAAATAATTGTGGCTCACACCTTCTCTCTCCTATTGAGTCAAAGTTAATAACAATCACCTGGTCTGAGTCTCTCCAGCTTGCTTATAATGCATGACTCATCCTAACACTGTGAAAATATGTCAGTTGGGGAATTagaatattcattttcatgccTGATTTAGCCAGAAGATGATACAGAGGCAACCAACAATATCAGAGGCAGCAAATGCCCAAATAATCATATCTCACTGATGTCGTGGTTTGCTTTAAAGCTGCAAGCCGCGCCTTTAGCTTCTATCAGTGTGTACCAAACACATGGAAAGACTGAATGTTACAGAACAACAGAGGAGCAAACAGAACTGTGCATTTACATACCAAGATCTCAGTGAGATCCCTGCGACAGGCCACAAGCTTTCCCTGCGGGGTCAGAGACTCTgaatacacacagtcactggGCTGTAACACCCTCCGTtctgcagacaaagaaaaggagagagggatgatgatgatgatgatgagttaAAGCCAAGAGTGCAGAACAGTGAATCCCAAGCAGGGGTACTCGTAAACTATGGTGTACTTTTGCAGTTGCCAAGGGAGCAGGTAGGCAAGCACATAAGTCTAACAGTTAGTTAGAGATAGTTAATTGTAATGGCTGAAATAGCTAAGTCATGTAGAAGAGGTTGATAGCTATAGGTAAaagataaatggttgaaataatTAGCTAGCTTTAGCTTAGCTAAAACTAATAGATAAACAGTTGAAAGAACCAAGAAAGAAACCAACTTAAACGCAACATCCAGTTTATAATCAATTCACAAGGAAACATGTGGAACATGATGGATGATGTTGATGAACCAGTGGGAATCACTGGTGTAGAAAATTTGCACTCTCACAGGAATTTAATTCTTATGTTAATATGTTGACTGTGTATTGTGCACACgtttttgagtgtttgtgcGTGCACCTCCAGTGTGTGAAACCACAGCGAGCACCATGTCCTCTTCTGCTTTGTCCATCTTCAGAGCCACAATCCTTAGCAGCTCATGGGCTTCCAGTGACGGATGCGTGTGGACACTCAGGTAGGAGTCGGTGCTCACGTACACGCAACAAATAACTGAGGAATAGATTGAAAACATTCAAAGTGAATGGCTAAACCAAAAATACTGTACAATCAAAATGAGGCAGATGCAGAAAAGGCTTaagtatttacagagagacttGAGGTAATTTTTGTCAAGTACTCAAGCAGACAAAGAAACGGAACACGCTGTATTTAAGCAATTTGCATGCGCACATTGAAATTAAACCTCACAGACTGTCATTATGCATAATTGTGTACTGTCCTGGGCAGTGTGCTGTGATTTGcgttgtgcatatgtgtgtgtgatgattgtgtttgtgtccgtTACTCACCCTCTCTAGTCTCAGTTTGTGGACCTCGGAGTTGCAGACAGTTTTCCTTCAAACTCAACTGCTGATACATTTGTTtgctctgacagagagagagcaaaagaaacaTGAGGATATGTAATTCTGTGTTAAAACTTCACTGAATCTTCTGGTGCTCTGTATCAGCACTCATACAGATAAAATTATTACTCTGTGACTGTAAATATCTTGCTTTTCACCTTGCTTTTGTCCAAATTCATGTATATAATTGACATTAccattaaaatatttgaaagCTGGAGCTACAGTTTTGATGTCAGTAAAATGTAGCGGACAATGTCAAGCATCATTGGTGTGGTATATATTTCCTCTCAGCTGCCCCACCCCCTGTCTTTGGCTTACCTTTTGGTTTGGAGGACAGTCATCCACAGTGCTGTaagaaacaagaacaacagTGAGGTGGGATGCTGGTAGGCATGGGGGGAAAACGAGAGAACAAAGGTGTTATGCAGAGACAAACCCACTTACTGTCTGCGACGCAGAAGTTTCTGGAACTCCTTCAGGTCTTTCTCCAGCGTGGGGAACTCATACAGATCTTCTAAAACACACCTGTACAGGGTCtgatacaaagagagaaatgaaaaccaaGATCCATGACAGCGCACCCACAATCTGATTTCAACACTTGTTGATTGGTAGtgaaatatttgtttgattGGTGCATTAGGAAGGTTGGTAGATTTCATCTAAGTCCAAAACCAGTGTAATTTAACTGATAATACACAAATCATTATGTTGTTCAGGTTGTCCATATTGAATACATCATTCAGACATTCACAGTGTAGGTTAGGAAAAATATATGAAGCCCTCGATTTATGGCAACAACAAAAGCTAACTGGGGTCAGgagttggcaaacctggagTCCATCCAATGGTGGTGCATGGCAGGAcaccacagtggaaaaaaaaattcccttTGCACCTGACATTTGTCAAAGAGCTGTGTGACACTCTGGGCCTGATCAAGAGGAAGTTGAATTCCCAAGTTTATCAGTCTAACAGGATACTGTCAGGGTGACTGTCCGCCAGCTGAAGCTCAGTAGAAGTACGGTGATGCCGCAGGGCATTCTGTTGTAACTCCACTATAGAGTTacttaaacaaagaaaatccaccttttgAGATGCTGTGAAATGGCCTTGAGAGAACTGTTCACACCAGACATCTTAAGAATAATATGGATGAGCTGAGGCATCTCTGAAGAATGGACCAACATTCCTCTTGAACTTCACGCAGGTCTAAACTGCGCAGCTACTGGAAGAGCTTGTTTGAGGTTGATGCTGCCAAAGGAGGTTCAACGAGTTATTAAATACAAGGGTTAATCAGCCACTGTGAATGTTCAATgggtgtgttcaataaagacttGAAAgattaaaactgtttgtgttattaacttaagcacattgtgtttgttgatACTTATATAACATTCTAGTCTGTGGAGCTCATTTACTGAGTACCATCAAATGTAAATGACGCTGCGTAGGTAgatgacattaaaaaacatcagacaaaTTCTGCACCTTGTACTTAAATGGGTGACTAGGCATGCTCTGtagtgtctgtgtatgtgcatggaAGAGCATTGGACTTCCAaagatacacacatatatacacacaacacaaacatgcatgtacatgctcacacacacacacacacacatacatttccaCCTGCTTATCGCTGTCATTGACCCACCATAGCCTCCCATCCCAATTCGCCTCTCGTTCCTCTGTTACTAGGCAACTATCACCTGGGTTACGCACTCTGTATGAGATTATACCCATGCCAACCCTCGCAATttggtttccatggcaacccAGCATAGAGCAATGGAGCCGTCGGGTTACAGTGGGACAAGTGATTGGTGAGTGCGTGCGGCTGTTTGTGGGTGAATGTGTGGACGTGTGATCatgttatgtatgtgtgtgtgtgtgtgtggtgtgtgagagagacaatTGCTGGCAGACATTCAAATCCGATTTGGCCGAACCATGTTAAAATTTAGCAGGGACACAGCAGATATAAGCAGCGTCTGTAGTGAGAAATGTGACAATGATGtgaatctgtctgtgtgtgttttcaatgaCCATGTTGTCCTGTGCAGACATTGTGTTTTGAACATATCAGTGGAAGAATACCAATACAATTGCtgcttattttatttgttacttTTTAATAGATATTCTAGTGcctgtattttttctctttcttattaGTTTGCCTCttttgataaaaacatcattacGGTTCCTCCAGTGGGCTGAAACACGGTTCAGTTTAACTGGTGAGGCAGCAAACAAGACAATCATGgaagacacataaacacactttaCAGCTCAGATGCCCTGTTGTGCAAAACTTGAGGAAGAACAACCCCATTTTagaacaagacagagagacaaatgaaGACGAACGAGTCCTCTGAAGTTCTTTTGTGGCCCACGTGAAAGGACACCAGAGGATCAAACTCAGGGACAGAGTGAAAGGAGAGATAGAGAAGCAGAAGAGGTGATGAAGGCGAGTAGTTACGTACCTTCATGAAGCTCCTGACGTGCTCCTCTTCCTTGAGGAAGTCCTTGTAAAGCCTGCTCCAGTGGGACACCAGCTGAAGCACCTTACGCTTCCTGAAGAGGGCGTCCTTGCCCTCCTCCTGACCCCTGCAGCGGGCACTGCTATAGGTGAGAGCNNNNNNNNNNNNNNNNNNNNNNNNNNNNNNNNNNNNNNNNNNNNNNNNNNNNNNNNNNNNNNNNNNNNNNNNNNNNNNNNNNNNNNNNNNNNNNNNNNNNNNNNNNNNNNNNNNNNNNNNNNNNNNNNNNNNNNNNNNNNNNNNNNNNNNNNNNNNNNNNNNNNNNNNNNNNNNNNNNNNNNNNNNNNNNNNNNNNNNNNNNNNNNNNNNNNNNNNNNNNNNNNNNNNNNNNNNNNNNNNNNNNNNNNNNNNNNNNNNNNNNNNNNNNNNNNNNNNNNNNNNNNNNNNNNNNNNNNNNNNNNNNNNNNNNNNNNNNNNNNNNNNNNNNNNNNNNNNNNNNNNNNNNNNNNNNNNNNNNNNNNNNNNNNNNNNNNNNNNNNNNNNNNNNNNNNNNNNNNNNNNNNNNNNNNNNNNNNNNNNNNNNNNNNNNNNNNNNNNNNNNNNNNNNNNNNNNNNNNNNNNNNNNNNNNNNNNNNNNNNNNNNNNNNNNNNNNNNNNNNNNNNNNNNNNNNNNNNNNNNNNNNNNNNNNNNNNNNNNNNNNNNNNNNNNNNNNNNNNNNNNNNNNNNNNNNNNNNNNNNNNNNNNNNNNNNNNNNNNNNNNNNNNNNNNNNNNNNNNNNNNNNNNNNNNNNNNNNNNNNNNNNNNNNNNNNNNNNNNNNNNNNNNNNNNNNNNNNNNNNNNNNNNNNNNNNNNNNNNNNNNNNNNNNNNNNNNNNNNNNNNNNNNNNNNNNNNNNNNNNNNNNNNNNNNNNNNNNNNNNNNNNNNNNNNNNNNNNNNNNNNNNNNNNNNNNNNNNNNNNNNNNNNNNNNNNNNNNNNNNNNNNNNNNNNNNNNNNNNNNNNNNNNNNNNNNNNNNNNNNNNNNNNNNNNNNNNNNNNNNNNNNNNNNNNNNNNNNNNNNNNNNNNNNNNNNNNNNNNNNNNNNNNNNNNNNNNNNNNNNNNNNNNNNNNNNNNNNNNNNNNNNNNNNNNNNNNNNNNNNNNNNNNNNNNNNNNNNNNNNNNNNNNNNNNNNNNNNNNNNNNNNNNNNNNNNNNNNNNNNNNNNNNNNNNNNNNNNNNNNNNNNNNNNNNNNNNNNNNNNNNNNNNNNNNNNNNNNNNNNNNNNNNNNNNNNNNNNNNNNNNNNNNNNNNNNNNNNNNNNNNNNNNNNNNNNNNNNNNNNNNNNNNNNNNNNNNNNNNNNNNNNNNNNNNNNNNNNNNNNNNNNNNNNNNNNNNNNNNNNNNNNNNNNNNNNNNNNNNNNNNNNNNNNNNNNNNNNNNNNNNNNNNNNNNNNNNNNNNNNNNNNNNNNNNNNNNNNNNNNNNNNNNNNNNNNNNNNNNNNNNNNNNNNNNNNNNNNNNNNNNNNNNNNNNNNNNNNNNNNNNNNNNNNNNNNNNNNNNNNNNNNNNNNNNNNNNNNNNNNNNNNNNNNNNNNNNNNNNNNNNNNNNNNNNNNNNNNNNNNNNNNNNNNNNNNNNNNNNNNNNNNNNNNNNNNNNNNNNNNNNNNNNNNNNNNNNNNNNNNNNNNNNNNNNNNNNNNNNNNNNNNNNNNNNNNNNNNNNNNNNNNNNNNNNNNNNNNNNNNNNNNNNNNNNNNNNNNNNNNNNNNNNNNNNNNNNNNNNNNNNNNNNNNNNNNNNNNNNNNNNNNNNNNNNNNNNNNNNNNNNNNNNNNNNNNNNNNNNNNNNNNNNNNNNNNNNNNNNNNNNNNNNNNNNNNNNNNNNNNNNNNNNNNNNNNNNNNNNNNNNNNNNNNNNNNNNNNNNNNNNNNNNNNNNNNNNNNNNNNNNNNNNNNNNNNNNNNNNNNNNNNNNNNNNNNNNNNNNNNNNNNNNNNNNNNNNNNNNNNNNNNNNNNNNNNNNNNNNNNNNNNNNNNNNNNNNNNNNNNNNNNNNNNNNNNNNNNNNNNNNNNNNNNNNNNNNNNNNNNNNNNNNNNNNNNNNNNNNNNNNNNNNNNNNNNNNNNNNNNNNNNNNNNNNNNNNNNNNNNNNNNNNNNNNNNNNNNNNNNNNNNNNNNNNNNNNNNNNNNNNNNNNNNNNNNNNNNNNNNNNNNNNNNNNNNNNNNNNNNNNNNNNNNNNNNNNNNNNNNNNNNNNNNNNNNNNNNNNNNNNNNNNNNNNNNNNNNNNNNNNNNNNNNNNNNNNNNNNNNNNNNNNNNNNNNNNNNNNNNNNNNNNNNNNNNNNNNNNNNNNNNNNNNNNNNNNNNNNNNNNNNNNNNNNNNNNNNNNNNNNNNNNNNNNNNNNNNNNNNNNNNNNNNNNNNNNNNNNNNNNNNNNNNNNNNNNNNNNNNNNNNNNNNNNNNNNNNNNNNNNNNNNNNNNNNNNNNNNNNNNNNNNNNNNNNNNNNNNNNNNNNNNNNNNNNNNNNNNNNNNNNNNNNNNNNNNNNNNNNNNNNNNNNNNNNNNNNNNNNNNNNNNNNNNNNNNNNNNNNNNNNNNNNNNNNNNNNNNNNNNNNNNNNNNNNNNNNNNNNNNNNNNNNNNNNNNNNNNNNNNNNNNNNNNNNNNNNNNNNNNNNNNNNNNNNNNNNNNNNNNNNNNNNNNNNNNNNNNNNNNNNNNNNNNNNNNNNNNNNNNNNNNNNNNNNNNNNNNNNNNNNNNNNNNNNNNNNNNNNNNNNNNNNNNNNNNNNNNNNNNNNNNNNNNNNNNNNNNNNNNNNNNNNNNNNNNNNNNNNNNNNNNNNNNNNNNNNNNNNNNNNNNNNNNNNNNNNNNNNNNNNNNNNNNNNNNNNNNNNNNNNNNNNNNNNNNNNNNNNNNNNNNNNNNNNNNNNNNNNNNNNNNNNNNNNNNNNNNNNNNNNNNNNNNNNNNNNNNNNNNNNNNNNNNNNNNNNNNNNNNNNNNNNNNNNNNNNNNNNNNNNNNNNNNNNNNNNNNNNNNNNNNNNNNNNNNNNNNNNNNNNNNNNNNNNNNNNNNNNNNNNNNNNNNNNNNNNNNNNNNNNNNNNNNNNNNNNNNNNNNNNNNNNNNNNNNNNNNNNNNNNNNNNNNNNNNNNNNNNNNNNNNNNNNNNNNNNNNNNNNNNNNNNNNNNNNNNNNNNNNNNNNNNNNNNNNNNNNNNNNNNNNNNNNNNNNNNNNNNNNNNNNNNNNNN from Lates calcarifer isolate ASB-BC8 linkage group LG3, TLL_Latcal_v3, whole genome shotgun sequence harbors:
- the rapgef5a gene encoding rap guanine nucleotide exchange factor 5 isoform X2 → MEDSEPAEDGLLAGLRWNRSARDQAQLKHKIRDLPGLLKHGLHLRKKSQSPDTIPGPSSGPTVHKSCSQSFPCAGRAVRNAFLSHGPYPAKDKIHLARIIRRSYVGVELVQWLCEQCVYVRCRTAAVRVWQVLLELGVLLSVDQRVVFSDSNSYYQFSFEECDSASCEFRSNEGEWPEAVRLLLQLAPYVQFRSGGGANSPSEEDSEGNRDICSEILQMKALERLTSTVQSELAAALARKTRKALSEQDSEATETSQQEPRTPSEESSPLGGVCALRDGGGSGSGGGGGGGGIGSVCGREDLTSRLGLEAVQRLAKDGCRLLQNHNYRLPDRNQAEAVGRVCLKERGRDVLVLQRVTSSVTSPSDRPSPTSSGGGSREEDCDKRYVVVSGTPLKILEHLLSDLRLDDQRGAPESRESEMLLDDFLLTYLVFMSTHDLCQALLGHYSSARCRGQEEGKDALFRKRKVLQLVSHWSRLYKDFLKEEEHVRSFMKTLYRCVLEDLYEFPTLEKDLKEFQKLLRRRHTVDDCPPNQKSKQMYQQLSLKENCLQLRGPQTETREVICCVYVSTDSYLSVHTHPSLEAHELLRIVALKMDKAEEDMVLAVVSHTGERRVLQPSDCVYSESLTPQGKLVACRRDLTEILPPLTDSAELSRRPVRLLGINTWDVAAALTHLDWSLFKSIHEQELVYYTLSRVPGSGHTAALSVLLQRCNEVQQWVMSEVLMCVSLNKRVQLLKKFIKIAAHCKAQRNLNSAFAIIMGLNTAAVSRLNQTWEKCPGKFKKLFSELELITDPSLNHKAYREAFKRMKPPKIPFMPLLLKDITFIHEGNKTFHDNLVNFEKLHMIADTVRMIRHCQSDQPGNEVIGVDSVEVRASVNYLHIIDNQQTLFELSHKLEPRA